One part of the Aquificaceae bacterium genome encodes these proteins:
- a CDS encoding DsrE family protein, with product MAYEKVLFYILTVPFFERAEPTTGELINPQAGAPFFLATAATTMDYEVEMVITSEAGFLLMRDNAKKVKVRPGVEQTIYDFIKMAKDAGVKIYLCVPSLDLTEIYKKEDVNPELCDGIIGGAAFLDKLMSGEYAVLTL from the coding sequence ATGGCATACGAGAAAGTGCTCTTCTACATCCTGACGGTGCCCTTCTTTGAAAGGGCAGAGCCGACCACCGGCGAGCTTATAAACCCACAGGCGGGTGCTCCCTTCTTCCTTGCCACCGCCGCCACCACCATGGACTACGAGGTTGAGATGGTTATAACCTCAGAAGCTGGCTTTCTGCTTATGAGAGACAATGCCAAAAAGGTAAAGGTTCGTCCAGGGGTGGAACAGACCATCTATGACTTCATAAAGATGGCAAAGGATGCTGGTGTGAAGATATACCTTTGCGTGCCATCCCTTGACCTGACGGAAATATACAAAAAAGAAGATGTGAACCCGGAACTCTGCGATGGCATAATAGGTGGTGCAGCCTTTCTTGACAAGCTCATGAGCGGCGAGTATGCAGTTCTCACCCTTTAA
- a CDS encoding P-II family nitrogen regulator, which yields MKKVEVVIDSIYLSRVLDVLEKAGVSGYTVIKDALGKGERGIMAGDELTDVFKNSYVFTVCSEEVAQKIAESLRPLLKKVGGACLISDVLWLTH from the coding sequence ATGAAAAAGGTTGAGGTGGTGATTGACAGCATATACCTTAGCAGGGTGCTTGATGTGCTGGAGAAGGCAGGAGTTTCCGGTTATACGGTTATAAAGGATGCCCTGGGAAAGGGAGAAAGGGGTATAATGGCAGGCGATGAGCTTACAGACGTGTTCAAAAACAGCTATGTGTTTACAGTATGCTCCGAAGAGGTGGCACAGAAGATAGCGGAGAGTCTGAGACCGCTACTGAAAAAGGTTGGAGGAGCATGCCTCATATCTGATGTGCTCTGGCTCACGCACTGA
- a CDS encoding DsrE/DsrF/DrsH-like family protein, giving the protein MVTERLAIIATKGTLDMAYPPLILASTAASLGIETAIFFTFYGLNIIHRKKMHELKIAPIGNPAMPMAFPPSMQNPVTNAISSIFPGPPQIMGVIPGMTDLMSFMMKKTIKEHGVADIPELVEVCKEAEVKLIPCQMTMELFGYKYEDLIEGLEPPAGAATFMNYVLEADKPMIIFV; this is encoded by the coding sequence ATGGTTACAGAAAGACTTGCCATAATAGCCACAAAGGGCACCCTCGACATGGCATACCCACCCCTTATCCTTGCCTCAACCGCAGCCTCCCTTGGCATAGAGACGGCAATATTCTTTACCTTTTACGGTCTAAACATCATACACAGGAAGAAGATGCACGAACTCAAGATTGCACCCATAGGGAACCCCGCCATGCCAATGGCTTTCCCTCCCTCCATGCAGAACCCCGTAACAAATGCCATATCTTCCATATTTCCAGGACCTCCTCAGATTATGGGCGTAATTCCTGGAATGACAGACCTCATGAGTTTTATGATGAAAAAGACCATAAAAGAGCACGGTGTGGCGGACATACCTGAGCTTGTAGAGGTCTGCAAGGAAGCGGAGGTAAAGCTCATACCCTGTCAGATGACCATGGAGCTTTTTGGATATAAATATGAAGACCTCATAGAAGGTCTTGAGCCACCCGCAGGCGCTGCCACCTTCATGAACTACGTGCTTGAGGCAGACAAGCCCATGATAATCTTCGTCTAA
- a CDS encoding sodium-dependent bicarbonate transport family permease, which yields MGFELLLQNILNPPVLMFLLGLGAILLRTELEVPQPLPKLFSLYLLIAIGLHGGYELSKSGITFEVLKVLLLAMFMAVAVPVYAFFILRLRLDVYNAVAIAATYGSISAVTFITAGSFLNSLGQSYGGYMVAAMTLMESPAIVIGLVLLTLFARRNSNTGVNWGEVLREAFLNPSVYILMGTLLIGFLTGEKGWKAMDPLFGVLFKGMLAFFLLDMGIVAGRRIGEIRKVGLFLIAFGVLLPVFNALVGIFLAKTFGLAKGDAFMFSILCASASYIAVPAAMRLSVPEANPSLYVTMSLAITFPFNIAVGIPLYYFLINHLWG from the coding sequence ATGGGTTTTGAACTGCTTTTGCAGAACATACTCAATCCGCCTGTTCTCATGTTCCTCCTCGGGCTTGGTGCCATCCTCCTCAGGACAGAGCTTGAAGTGCCACAGCCTCTACCAAAGCTCTTTTCCCTTTATCTTCTTATAGCAATAGGTCTTCATGGTGGCTACGAACTTTCCAAGAGCGGCATAACCTTTGAAGTGCTCAAAGTGCTCCTGCTTGCCATGTTCATGGCGGTTGCAGTGCCCGTATACGCCTTTTTCATTCTCAGGCTAAGGCTTGATGTTTACAACGCCGTTGCCATAGCGGCCACTTACGGCTCCATAAGTGCGGTTACCTTCATTACCGCTGGTTCTTTTCTAAACAGCCTCGGGCAGAGCTATGGTGGCTACATGGTGGCCGCCATGACCCTTATGGAGTCCCCCGCCATAGTCATAGGACTTGTGCTTCTTACTCTCTTTGCCAGAAGAAACAGCAACACGGGGGTAAACTGGGGTGAGGTTCTGAGAGAAGCCTTTCTCAACCCCTCTGTCTACATACTCATGGGAACCCTTCTTATAGGCTTTCTCACAGGTGAAAAGGGCTGGAAAGCCATGGATCCGCTGTTTGGAGTCCTGTTTAAGGGCATGCTTGCCTTTTTCTTGCTTGATATGGGTATAGTGGCCGGTCGCAGGATTGGTGAGATTAGAAAAGTTGGGCTTTTCCTCATAGCCTTTGGTGTGCTTCTTCCTGTGTTCAACGCCCTTGTGGGAATATTTCTTGCGAAAACCTTTGGTCTGGCAAAGGGGGATGCCTTTATGTTTTCCATCCTGTGTGCAAGTGCTTCTTACATAGCAGTTCCCGCCGCCATGAGGCTATCGGTGCCCGAGGCAAACCCCAGCCTTTATGTTACCATGTCCCTTGCCATAACTTTCCCCTTTAACATAGCAGTAGGCATACCACTATATTACTTTCTAATAAACCATCTATGGGGGTAA
- a CDS encoding sulfurtransferase TusA family protein yields the protein MATITPDKTLDASGLNCPLPVLKTKKAIEELQSGQILEVITTDPGAKADIPAFCNRTGHQLLETVEEGGKIIFYLKKK from the coding sequence ATGGCAACCATAACACCAGATAAGACCCTTGACGCATCTGGTCTTAACTGTCCTCTTCCAGTTCTCAAAACAAAAAAGGCTATTGAGGAGCTTCAATCTGGACAGATACTTGAAGTTATAACCACAGACCCGGGGGCAAAGGCTGACATACCAGCCTTCTGCAACAGAACGGGACATCAGCTTCTTGAAACGGTGGAAGAGGGAGGAAAGATAATCTTCTACCTCAAGAAGAAATAA
- a CDS encoding FAD-dependent oxidoreductase has product MAKSVLVVGGGPAGLAAARTLGRLGVSTILVEKDSQLGGNPIKNHYHTLIPRKLKPSQVIGPYIKDVEQNPNVKVLLNTELTACEGEPGEYRVTLSNGEKHEVGAIVVATGFEHFDPRRKGELGYGLYPDVITNLELERMFSQEGKLYRPSNGQLPRRVAFVFCVGSRDRQLGVTNVHCCRYGCALSGLQGMEIREHYPDVDVFCYYMDVRTYGTWEYPFYWAPQEQFGVRYVRGRIAEITYSPADGRLRVKHEDTIVQRPAEVPMDLVVLVLGMEPSPGTKKVAKILGLAQDPDSQFLIPSEESGSNIISNKPGIFIAGACKGPIDIESSFSEGEAAAAEAAAFLGAKVMV; this is encoded by the coding sequence ATGGCTAAGAGCGTGCTGGTAGTTGGAGGTGGTCCTGCAGGACTCGCGGCGGCCAGAACTCTGGGAAGGCTCGGAGTATCCACTATCTTGGTGGAAAAGGACAGTCAGCTGGGTGGGAATCCTATCAAAAACCACTACCACACCTTAATCCCCAGAAAGCTAAAACCCTCCCAGGTGATAGGTCCTTACATAAAGGATGTGGAGCAAAACCCCAATGTGAAGGTTCTTCTCAACACGGAGCTGACCGCCTGCGAAGGCGAGCCCGGAGAATACAGGGTGACCCTCTCCAACGGAGAAAAGCATGAGGTGGGTGCCATAGTGGTTGCCACCGGCTTTGAGCACTTTGACCCAAGAAGGAAAGGTGAGCTCGGCTACGGGCTGTATCCAGATGTTATAACGAACCTTGAGCTTGAAAGGATGTTCTCTCAGGAAGGCAAGCTCTACAGACCCTCCAACGGACAGCTTCCAAGAAGGGTTGCTTTTGTTTTCTGTGTGGGCTCAAGGGACAGACAGCTGGGTGTGACCAACGTTCACTGCTGCAGGTATGGTTGTGCACTGTCTGGTCTTCAGGGTATGGAAATAAGGGAGCACTACCCTGATGTGGACGTTTTCTGTTATTACATGGACGTGAGAACCTACGGCACATGGGAATACCCCTTCTACTGGGCTCCTCAGGAGCAGTTTGGTGTCAGGTATGTGAGGGGAAGGATTGCGGAAATCACATACAGCCCTGCAGACGGAAGGCTCAGGGTAAAGCATGAGGACACCATAGTTCAGAGACCTGCAGAGGTTCCCATGGACCTTGTGGTGCTTGTGCTTGGAATGGAGCCATCCCCCGGAACCAAGAAGGTCGCCAAGATTCTGGGGCTTGCCCAGGACCCTGATAGCCAGTTCCTCATACCCTCTGAAGAGTCTGGCTCCAACATCATATCCAACAAGCCAGGCATTTTCATAGCAGGTGCCTGTAAGGGTCCCATAGACATAGAGTCTTCCTTCTCCGAAGGTGAGGCAGCAGCTGCGGAGGCGGCAGCATTCCTGGGTGCAAAGGTGATGGTATGA
- a CDS encoding ferredoxin oxidoreductase → MYYVADVKEADCAKYNCKQCVLFCPEPNTLMYHDSKHVAWVNYSRCKGCAICVYVCSDLLKRNCIEMVMVTAGD, encoded by the coding sequence ATGTACTATGTGGCAGATGTAAAGGAAGCGGACTGTGCTAAGTATAACTGCAAACAGTGCGTGCTCTTCTGTCCAGAACCCAACACTCTCATGTATCATGACTCCAAGCATGTGGCATGGGTAAACTACTCAAGATGTAAGGGATGTGCCATATGCGTTTATGTGTGTTCCGACCTTCTTAAGAGAAACTGCATAGAAATGGTCATGGTAACCGCCGGAGATTGA
- a CDS encoding heterodisulfide reductase-related iron-sulfur binding cluster, with protein MAKHGFGHNSPGGLLRYPEQPPFPLKEYSAHYDHIFEMMEELEAKGEILIHRITEEHQPIEVFTRTGRIKTIPTNKLWHHKSCGQCGNIPGYPASVFWFMNKFGLDYLNEPHQTSCTAWNYHGSGTSNPVALAAVWLRNMHQAWKTGYYPLIHCGTSFGSYKETREQLIMNKELRDAVKPILKKLGRLTEDGRIVIPQEVVHYSEWVHAMRYKIADLYQKEGKPKGIDVSNVRVAIHNACHTYKMIADDYPYDPEVYNGQRPAASAAVVKALGAQVVDYSTWYDCCGFGFRHILTEREFTRSFAIQRKLKVIAEEIKADLIVTHDTGCTTTFEKNQWIGKAHGMYHPVAVMSDVMFAALACGAHPFKIVQLYWNCSDYERLLEKMGITNWRELRKEWEDTVKYIADLEKAGKYDELMEFFKEYDLYEPYSRTSTGKPKASATANMPLFKS; from the coding sequence ATGGCAAAACATGGCTTTGGACATAACAGCCCGGGAGGTCTTCTGAGATATCCAGAACAGCCCCCCTTCCCACTCAAAGAATACAGCGCCCACTACGACCACATCTTTGAGATGATGGAAGAGCTTGAGGCAAAGGGCGAAATACTCATACACAGGATAACCGAAGAGCACCAGCCCATAGAGGTCTTCACAAGGACAGGAAGGATAAAAACCATCCCTACCAATAAGCTCTGGCATCACAAGTCCTGTGGTCAGTGCGGAAACATACCCGGATATCCTGCCTCTGTTTTTTGGTTCATGAACAAGTTCGGACTTGACTACCTGAATGAACCTCACCAGACCTCATGCACCGCATGGAACTATCACGGCTCTGGCACTTCCAACCCTGTTGCCCTTGCGGCGGTATGGCTCAGAAATATGCACCAGGCATGGAAGACCGGATACTATCCCCTCATTCATTGCGGAACCTCTTTTGGTTCATACAAGGAAACGAGAGAACAGCTTATAATGAACAAGGAGCTCAGAGACGCCGTAAAGCCAATCCTGAAAAAGCTCGGAAGGCTCACAGAGGATGGGAGAATAGTTATACCCCAGGAGGTGGTCCACTACTCCGAATGGGTTCACGCCATGAGATACAAGATTGCAGACCTCTACCAGAAGGAGGGTAAGCCAAAGGGCATAGATGTTTCCAACGTAAGGGTTGCCATCCACAACGCCTGCCACACCTACAAGATGATTGCTGACGACTACCCCTATGACCCGGAGGTTTACAACGGACAGAGGCCTGCAGCATCTGCGGCGGTTGTCAAAGCCCTTGGTGCGCAGGTGGTGGACTATTCCACATGGTATGACTGCTGTGGCTTTGGCTTCAGGCACATACTGACCGAGAGGGAGTTTACCAGGTCCTTTGCCATACAGAGGAAGCTCAAAGTTATCGCAGAGGAGATAAAGGCAGACCTCATAGTGACCCATGACACGGGTTGCACCACCACCTTTGAGAAGAACCAGTGGATAGGAAAGGCCCATGGCATGTATCACCCTGTGGCAGTCATGTCTGACGTTATGTTTGCAGCCCTCGCCTGCGGTGCACATCCCTTCAAGATAGTCCAGCTATACTGGAACTGCTCCGATTACGAGAGACTCCTTGAGAAAATGGGAATAACCAACTGGAGAGAGCTCAGGAAAGAGTGGGAAGACACCGTCAAATACATAGCAGACCTGGAAAAGGCCGGTAAATACGACGAGCTCATGGAATTCTTCAAGGAATACGACCTTTATGAGCCTTACAGCAGGACTTCCACAGGTAAGCCAAAGGCTTCTGCAACTGCAAACATGCCACTTTTCAAGTCCTAA
- a CDS encoding GTP-binding protein yields the protein MLPAFVITGFLGSGKTTLLVNSAREHFQGKRVAVIVNELGEVGVDGKVLKNAYSEVLELPEGCICCSLHSEFEKAIKEIREKYDPQLLLVETSGGAVPFPIILSLQALGCSVDGVICLVDCWSFEKYREDSTARYQIGGSNVIVLNKTDLVEEKRVLEIEREVLDIWRLYRPVNSFTGEPFYTRVRLYRAVYGRLPEEVFSGAYTIPELKNIATEHGHSHHHRVINLIEPVDYEELEKRLKSLPENIIRAKGIVRLKHYPFPVAVNYSFGYIDNPIEVKGYDGPSFLVLIEN from the coding sequence ATGCTCCCTGCCTTTGTAATAACCGGATTTCTTGGAAGTGGTAAGACTACCCTTCTTGTCAATTCAGCGAGGGAGCATTTTCAGGGAAAAAGGGTGGCGGTCATAGTTAACGAACTGGGTGAGGTGGGTGTGGACGGTAAGGTCCTCAAAAATGCATACTCTGAGGTGCTTGAGCTTCCAGAGGGCTGCATATGCTGTTCCCTTCATTCTGAGTTTGAGAAGGCAATTAAGGAAATAAGAGAAAAGTATGACCCCCAGCTGCTTTTGGTGGAGACCTCTGGTGGGGCGGTGCCCTTTCCCATAATCCTGAGCCTTCAGGCACTGGGTTGCAGCGTGGATGGAGTTATTTGCCTTGTAGACTGCTGGAGCTTTGAAAAGTACAGGGAAGATAGCACTGCAAGGTATCAGATAGGCGGTTCAAACGTGATAGTGCTGAACAAAACAGACCTGGTGGAAGAAAAAAGAGTATTGGAGATAGAAAGGGAAGTGCTGGATATCTGGAGGCTTTACAGACCGGTTAACTCTTTTACGGGAGAACCCTTCTACACAAGGGTGAGACTCTATAGAGCAGTATACGGCAGGCTTCCTGAGGAAGTATTCTCAGGTGCATATACGATTCCTGAGCTCAAGAACATAGCCACAGAACATGGGCACAGTCACCACCATAGAGTTATAAACCTGATTGAACCCGTGGATTACGAAGAGCTTGAAAAGAGATTAAAAAGCCTGCCTGAGAACATAATAAGGGCAAAGGGAATAGTTAGGCTAAAGCACTATCCTTTCCCCGTTGCGGTAAACTATTCCTTTGGATACATAGATAACCCGATAGAAGTCAAAGGCTACGACGGGCCCTCCTTTCTGGTGCTTATAGAAAACTAA
- a CDS encoding carbon monoxide dehydrogenase beta subunit family protein: MPMEVLPGPAGYIPTPAAFEGVELPPPGKALLYGKIVDEETAMREAAKAMLTRRNPTIFPGPLVLWGWNAGAMEKAKAVLELSMEIPNCRIIPMPDYRPKYPKIDPEAEINPNHPNLTILHNKIEACIFVGVHCHYANLSLRMIRAGTNCFTIALCAEMGHEDAMVSLRDQHADEIRRFRDVLVKVREELGIKWEPKLPPENPSLPKEEYQTLSVLDYGEYSYLLIPRRGEHVTESE; the protein is encoded by the coding sequence ATGCCGATGGAAGTTTTGCCAGGACCCGCTGGCTATATACCAACCCCTGCAGCCTTTGAAGGTGTCGAACTTCCACCACCAGGAAAAGCACTGCTCTACGGAAAGATAGTGGATGAAGAGACTGCCATGAGAGAGGCTGCAAAGGCAATGCTCACAAGGAGAAACCCCACCATATTCCCTGGCCCTCTGGTTCTCTGGGGCTGGAACGCCGGAGCCATGGAAAAGGCAAAGGCTGTTCTTGAGCTATCTATGGAAATACCCAACTGCAGGATAATACCCATGCCCGACTATAGACCAAAGTATCCCAAGATAGACCCCGAGGCCGAGATAAACCCCAACCATCCAAACCTAACCATACTTCACAACAAGATAGAAGCCTGTATATTTGTAGGCGTCCACTGCCATTACGCAAACCTTTCTCTCAGGATGATAAGGGCTGGGACAAACTGCTTTACCATAGCCCTGTGTGCAGAGATGGGGCATGAGGATGCCATGGTTTCTCTCAGGGACCAGCATGCAGATGAAATAAGGCGATTCAGAGATGTGCTTGTTAAGGTAAGAGAAGAGCTTGGTATAAAGTGGGAGCCAAAGCTCCCTCCAGAAAACCCCTCACTTCCAAAGGAAGAATACCAAACCCTTTCCGTTCTGGATTATGGAGAGTATTCTTACCTTTTAATCCCCAGAAGGGGAGAGCATGTGACAGAAAGCGAATAA
- a CDS encoding 4Fe-4S dicluster domain-containing protein — protein sequence MDGHIYGYNLPISEKTKAVPWEEKVRIVEEVKSDFRFKEYIFGCLNCGVCTASCPSNRFFDYSPREIVQRFLEEDVEVLYDMMHEYIWACSQCFTCWIRCPFVNNPGGLVAIMREVAVRNAFEATKDLLKPYGRVLLKVMTTGNQLSADMLQPDFFPDWGPKMADNMENLRAKRLAIPFDVGKSVKTAWEVSLETAVEMYTIWRETGIFEMLEKLDPNLYNVIMDIVEENEERYEELYEEEE from the coding sequence ATGGATGGACATATTTATGGATATAACCTCCCCATATCGGAGAAAACCAAGGCAGTGCCTTGGGAGGAAAAGGTCCGTATAGTGGAGGAGGTAAAGTCTGACTTTCGTTTTAAGGAATACATCTTTGGCTGTCTTAACTGTGGCGTATGCACCGCATCCTGTCCTTCCAACAGGTTCTTTGATTACTCTCCCAGAGAAATAGTGCAGAGGTTTCTGGAAGAGGATGTGGAAGTCCTGTATGATATGATGCACGAATACATCTGGGCATGCTCTCAGTGCTTTACCTGCTGGATAAGGTGCCCCTTTGTGAACAACCCAGGTGGTCTTGTAGCAATAATGAGAGAAGTGGCGGTGCGTAACGCTTTTGAGGCAACCAAAGACCTCCTCAAGCCCTACGGAAGGGTGCTTCTCAAAGTCATGACCACAGGAAACCAGCTCTCTGCAGACATGCTCCAGCCCGACTTCTTCCCCGACTGGGGTCCAAAGATGGCAGACAACATGGAAAACCTCAGAGCCAAAAGGCTTGCCATACCCTTTGATGTGGGTAAGTCTGTAAAGACCGCATGGGAAGTATCCCTTGAGACGGCAGTGGAGATGTATACCATATGGAGAGAGACGGGTATATTTGAAATGCTGGAAAAGCTCGACCCCAACCTCTACAACGTCATAATGGACATTGTGGAGGAAAACGAGGAAAGGTATGAGGAGCTTTATGAGGAAGAAGAGTAA
- a CDS encoding 2-oxoacid:acceptor oxidoreductase family protein, whose translation MKRYNIRIAGVGGQGVVTSAHILGNAMSAAGKYATLVPFFGSEKRMAPVEAYVRVSDQPIYEVGEVVYPNVIMIYHPQVITHGKSYTMPFYSGLKENGLAIINTDVDIIPEEDWKILSDLNTRVYMFPATKIALDIAGTELATNMAMIGLFFGITRIVGFEHIEQAVRERFLGNTFVASGGTTALDSAIEKKFKKKMELLEKNMQVIREAFKIAEERGWVEEEALTG comes from the coding sequence ATGAAAAGGTATAACATACGCATAGCAGGCGTCGGTGGGCAGGGGGTGGTTACCTCCGCCCACATACTTGGTAATGCCATGTCTGCGGCTGGCAAATATGCCACCCTTGTTCCCTTCTTTGGCTCTGAAAAGAGAATGGCACCTGTGGAAGCCTACGTGAGGGTCTCCGACCAGCCCATCTATGAGGTGGGTGAGGTGGTCTATCCCAATGTTATAATGATTTATCATCCCCAGGTCATAACCCATGGAAAGTCCTACACCATGCCCTTCTATTCAGGACTTAAGGAAAATGGCCTTGCCATAATAAACACAGATGTGGATATAATACCTGAAGAAGACTGGAAGATACTGAGCGACCTGAACACAAGGGTCTACATGTTCCCCGCAACAAAGATAGCTCTGGACATAGCCGGCACAGAACTTGCCACTAATATGGCAATGATAGGTCTCTTTTTCGGAATAACCCGAATCGTGGGCTTTGAACATATTGAGCAGGCAGTAAGAGAAAGGTTCCTCGGAAATACCTTTGTGGCTTCTGGTGGAACCACCGCCCTTGACAGCGCCATAGAGAAGAAGTTCAAGAAAAAGATGGAGCTTCTTGAAAAGAACATGCAGGTCATAAGGGAAGCCTTCAAGATAGCGGAGGAAAGGGGCTGGGTGGAAGAAGAAGCTCTTACGGGTTAA
- a CDS encoding thiamine pyrophosphate-dependent enzyme, which yields MGLEYVRISPGFEKYMPKDYVDLVQYGQFGKEIDVQQLGQFKELVEEHPMCAGCFMAYFIRVFYAALPKPEDTIVIGTAGCARLSLSQAAVPFIYGNYGDTNAVASGLKRALSIRFPDKEKDVVVIAGDGGLIDIGFGMTMHSWFRREKFTTIMVDNEVYGNTGGQESGMSPKGVQLKMAPKGKQFDKINAVELAKTAGCVYVAKLSPTNPKRIAKTVRRAILAARHFGPTFIHAYTSCNIEYSIPTEKVLEDARKREKQDFGFYEWMTEEVKEFFEEIERKPEEVKA from the coding sequence ATGGGTCTGGAGTATGTAAGAATTTCACCAGGCTTTGAGAAATATATGCCCAAAGACTACGTGGACCTGGTCCAGTACGGGCAGTTTGGAAAAGAGATAGACGTCCAGCAGCTGGGACAGTTCAAGGAGTTGGTGGAAGAGCACCCCATGTGTGCAGGGTGCTTCATGGCTTACTTCATAAGGGTCTTCTATGCAGCACTTCCAAAGCCAGAGGACACCATAGTCATAGGCACCGCCGGATGCGCAAGGCTTTCCCTCTCTCAGGCGGCGGTCCCCTTCATATACGGAAACTACGGAGACACCAATGCGGTTGCCTCAGGTCTCAAGAGGGCCCTCAGTATAAGGTTCCCCGACAAGGAAAAGGATGTGGTGGTCATAGCTGGTGATGGAGGACTGATTGACATAGGCTTTGGTATGACCATGCACTCCTGGTTCAGAAGGGAGAAGTTTACCACCATTATGGTGGACAACGAGGTCTATGGAAACACGGGAGGTCAGGAGAGTGGTATGTCTCCAAAGGGCGTTCAGCTCAAGATGGCTCCAAAAGGAAAGCAGTTTGACAAGATAAACGCAGTGGAGCTTGCCAAGACCGCAGGCTGTGTCTATGTGGCAAAGCTTTCTCCCACAAATCCCAAGAGAATCGCAAAAACCGTGAGGAGGGCAATCCTCGCCGCAAGGCACTTTGGGCCTACCTTCATACATGCCTACACTTCCTGCAACATAGAGTATTCCATACCCACTGAGAAGGTTCTTGAGGATGCCAGGAAGAGGGAAAAGCAGGACTTTGGCTTTTATGAATGGATGACGGAGGAGGTTAAGGAGTTCTTTGAAGAGATTGAAAGGAAGCCCGAGGAGGTTAAAGCATGA
- a CDS encoding transketolase C-terminal domain-containing protein: MPEQRVVDADYLLLEAPRERKFITGAQAMAEAVKRANVDVAIAYPITPQSEVMHLVGDIWAQGYIKDYYRAEEEYGAMSAIAGAVRGGARAFSATSGPGLLRGLEAIASWPGHRIPAVLGVLTRVVNAPLSIQPDNVEISYLLNCGMVVLHAENQQDVFDFTLASFIISEMVDVYIPIAVCTEGFFVTHAKGYVNMTPEDMKLPPRDPYKAPVPPTDCEIPPARIQRDAPVQKSNFMSYLIHAVWQQEIWASNIRAMKYIYKYLGGPIEVINPDAEVFVVASGCAAAQGREAVRYAQLEGLNVGLVKVKSIRPFPEKEIRQVLSKAKAIIVPEHNIVGWLAKEVKAAIPNSDSVIGGPRVYGGMTLPVELIMEKIYQALGIKKEKKVVV; the protein is encoded by the coding sequence ATGCCAGAACAGAGAGTTGTAGATGCAGATTACCTTCTTTTAGAGGCACCGAGAGAAAGAAAGTTCATCACCGGTGCCCAGGCGATGGCTGAGGCAGTCAAGCGTGCCAACGTGGATGTTGCCATAGCATACCCAATCACCCCCCAGTCTGAGGTCATGCACCTTGTGGGTGATATATGGGCACAGGGATACATAAAGGACTACTACAGGGCTGAGGAAGAATACGGTGCCATGTCCGCCATAGCGGGTGCAGTGAGGGGTGGTGCAAGGGCATTTTCCGCCACATCCGGTCCCGGACTTCTCAGGGGTCTTGAAGCCATAGCTTCCTGGCCCGGTCACAGGATACCTGCGGTGCTTGGTGTTCTTACAAGGGTTGTAAACGCTCCTCTTTCCATACAGCCTGACAATGTGGAGATTTCTTACCTTCTCAACTGCGGTATGGTTGTCCTGCACGCAGAAAATCAGCAGGATGTTTTTGATTTCACCCTTGCCAGCTTTATCATATCTGAGATGGTTGATGTTTACATACCTATAGCCGTCTGCACCGAGGGCTTCTTTGTCACCCACGCCAAAGGCTACGTGAACATGACCCCCGAGGACATGAAACTGCCCCCCAGAGACCCCTACAAGGCACCAGTGCCTCCCACAGACTGTGAGATACCACCAGCAAGGATACAGAGGGATGCTCCAGTCCAGAAGTCCAACTTCATGAGCTATCTTATACATGCGGTCTGGCAGCAGGAGATATGGGCTTCCAACATAAGGGCTATGAAATATATATACAAATACCTTGGAGGACCCATAGAGGTGATAAACCCGGACGCAGAGGTCTTTGTGGTTGCCTCCGGTTGTGCTGCCGCTCAGGGAAGGGAAGCGGTGCGTTATGCCCAGCTTGAGGGTCTCAATGTGGGTCTTGTAAAGGTCAAGTCCATAAGACCCTTCCCGGAGAAGGAGATAAGACAGGTGCTTTCAAAGGCAAAGGCTATAATAGTGCCAGAGCACAACATAGTGGGATGGCTTGCCAAGGAGGTAAAGGCTGCCATTCCCAACAGTGACAGCGTGATAGGCGGACCAAGGGTCTACGGTGGTATGACGCTGCCGGTGGAGCTCATAATGGAAAAGATCTATCAGGCCCTTGGTATAAAGAAGGAAAAGAAGGTTGTTGTATAA